The proteins below are encoded in one region of Micromonospora yangpuensis:
- a CDS encoding DsbA family oxidoreductase: protein MEIEIYADVVCPWCWIGKRRLEQALASYDGTATLRYRPFQLDPSPVPQPVPLVEALAAKFGGPDRMEQMVGQVTQVAAGVGLRMDFARAIAANTFDAHRLIRYADGQGHSAELVEALYQAHFADGVDVGSREALAGIAGSVGLDATAARAHLDSTAGSTELAADLAAARELGVTSVPTFVLAGKYAVTGAQEPQTLLAALTEVAQRESAPH, encoded by the coding sequence ATGGAGATCGAAATCTACGCGGACGTGGTCTGCCCCTGGTGCTGGATCGGCAAGCGGCGGCTGGAGCAGGCGCTGGCGTCGTACGACGGCACGGCCACCCTCCGGTACCGGCCGTTCCAGCTTGACCCCTCGCCGGTGCCGCAGCCGGTACCGCTGGTCGAGGCCCTGGCTGCCAAGTTCGGCGGCCCGGACCGGATGGAGCAGATGGTCGGTCAGGTCACCCAGGTCGCGGCCGGGGTCGGACTGCGGATGGACTTCGCTCGGGCGATCGCCGCCAACACCTTCGACGCGCACCGGCTGATCCGGTACGCCGACGGGCAGGGGCACAGCGCCGAGCTGGTCGAGGCGCTCTACCAGGCACACTTCGCCGACGGGGTGGACGTCGGCTCGCGGGAGGCGTTGGCCGGGATCGCCGGCTCGGTCGGCCTGGACGCCACCGCCGCCCGCGCCCACCTGGACTCCACCGCCGGCAGCACCGAGCTCGCCGCCGACCTGGCCGCCGCGCGGGAGCTCGGCGTCACCAGCGTGCCGACCTTCGTCCTGGCCGGAAAGTACGCGGTGACCGGCGCTCAGGAGCCGCAGACCCTGCTCGCCGCCCTGACCGAGGTGGCCCAGCGCGAGTCCGCACCACACTGA
- a CDS encoding response regulator, whose product MAEPIRVLIADDDRLVRAGIGLILKPLVDVDIVGEAANGREAVELTVRLRPHVVLLDIQMPVLTGLAALREIRTLAPASAVLMLTTFGESGYVTEALSGGAAGFLLKDSAVDELERAVRVTAAGEAFLTPAITRQILDRLPASRTPDAGDKLAVLSEREREVIVLVAQGLSNVAIGERLWITEGTVKTHVSRILTKLECENRVQAALLVHRAGLAG is encoded by the coding sequence ATGGCCGAACCCATCCGGGTACTGATCGCGGACGACGACCGGCTCGTCCGCGCGGGCATCGGACTGATCCTCAAGCCGCTGGTGGACGTCGACATCGTCGGGGAGGCCGCGAACGGGCGGGAGGCCGTCGAGCTGACCGTCCGGCTACGGCCGCACGTCGTGCTCCTCGACATCCAGATGCCGGTGCTGACCGGCCTCGCCGCGCTGCGCGAGATCCGTACCCTGGCACCCGCCTCGGCGGTGCTCATGTTGACCACGTTCGGTGAGTCCGGGTACGTCACGGAGGCTCTCTCCGGTGGCGCCGCCGGTTTCCTGCTGAAGGACTCGGCCGTCGACGAGCTGGAACGCGCCGTCCGGGTGACCGCGGCCGGGGAGGCGTTCCTGACCCCGGCGATCACCCGGCAGATTCTCGACCGGTTGCCCGCCTCCCGCACGCCCGATGCCGGCGACAAACTCGCCGTGTTGAGCGAGCGCGAGCGCGAGGTGATCGTGCTGGTCGCCCAGGGGCTGTCCAACGTGGCCATCGGTGAGCGGTTGTGGATCACCGAGGGGACCGTCAAGACGCACGTCAGCCGGATCCTCACCAAGCTGGAGTGCGAGAACCGGGTACAGGCCGCGTTGCTGGTGCACCGCGCCGGCCTGGCCGGCTGA
- a CDS encoding YbaK/EbsC family protein gives MGTLKTEPARSRLDLLAAPVAAALGQWPADAPVDVDDVLVAPIDPELADTAAFCAAYQVELAASANCVIVAGKREGEIRYAACMVLATTRADVNGVVRRALDVRKASFAPMSDAVELTGMEYGGITPIGLPEQWPILVDSRVIATRHVIIGSGVRRSKIALPGPALGALPGARVVEGLARG, from the coding sequence ATGGGGACGCTGAAGACCGAGCCCGCCCGCAGCCGCCTGGACCTGCTCGCCGCGCCGGTCGCCGCCGCGCTCGGCCAGTGGCCCGCCGACGCGCCGGTGGACGTCGACGACGTACTGGTCGCGCCGATCGATCCGGAGCTGGCCGACACGGCCGCGTTCTGTGCCGCGTACCAGGTGGAGTTGGCGGCCTCGGCAAACTGCGTGATCGTCGCCGGCAAGCGCGAGGGCGAGATCCGCTACGCCGCCTGCATGGTCCTGGCGACCACCCGGGCCGACGTCAACGGCGTGGTGCGGCGGGCGCTCGACGTGCGCAAGGCCAGTTTCGCCCCGATGTCCGACGCGGTCGAGCTGACCGGCATGGAGTACGGCGGGATCACCCCGATCGGGTTGCCGGAGCAGTGGCCGATCCTGGTGGACTCCCGGGTGATCGCCACCCGACACGTGATCATCGGTTCCGGCGTACGGCGCAGCAAGATCGCGCTGCCCGGTCCGGCACTCGGCGCGCTGCCCGGGGCGCGGGTCGTCGAGGGACTGGCCCGCGGCTGA
- a CDS encoding SigE family RNA polymerase sigma factor: protein MDFQPTEFDDFVRSRTPALLRSAYLLTGDQHLAEDLVQSALARTHRAWHQVGRSGNFEAYTRKTMYHLQVSWWRRRRLAESMPGDLPEPRGAAPDHAQQTNLRLTLHDALSKLTARQRAVLVLRFFEDRSEAEAADVLGVTIGTVKSQTAKALAKLRVVAPDLADPIVPEVDPCSLEEVLR, encoded by the coding sequence GTGGACTTCCAACCAACGGAGTTCGACGACTTCGTCCGCAGCCGCACCCCTGCGTTGCTGCGGTCGGCCTACCTGCTCACCGGGGACCAGCACCTCGCCGAGGATCTCGTCCAGTCCGCGCTGGCCCGTACCCACCGGGCCTGGCACCAGGTGGGGCGCTCCGGCAACTTCGAGGCGTACACCCGGAAGACGATGTACCACCTGCAGGTCTCCTGGTGGCGTCGTCGACGGTTGGCCGAGTCGATGCCGGGTGACCTGCCGGAGCCGCGTGGCGCCGCTCCTGACCACGCCCAGCAGACAAACCTGCGCCTCACCCTCCACGACGCGTTGAGCAAGCTCACCGCCCGGCAGCGGGCGGTGCTCGTCCTGCGTTTCTTCGAGGACCGCTCCGAGGCCGAGGCTGCCGACGTGCTCGGCGTGACCATCGGCACGGTGAAGAGCCAAACGGCGAAGGCGCTGGCGAAACTACGGGTCGTCGCCCCGGACCTCGCCGACCCGATTGTCCCGGAAGTTGACCCGTGTTCTCTGGAAGAGGTTCTTCGATGA
- a CDS encoding SufE family protein — MPEMPTKLAEIVDEFAAAPRDVVLEMMLEYADVIPPLPAELADRAGMEQVPECQTAFFLRAQVTPDGTVTTWFDCPPEAPTTRAFAGILAEGLAGASAAEVLAVPDDLYQRMGLAQAISPLRVRGGTAILARLKRQVREQTA; from the coding sequence ATGCCCGAGATGCCCACCAAGCTGGCCGAGATCGTCGACGAGTTCGCCGCCGCACCCCGGGACGTGGTGCTGGAGATGATGCTGGAGTACGCCGACGTCATCCCGCCACTGCCGGCCGAGCTGGCCGACCGGGCCGGGATGGAGCAGGTGCCGGAGTGCCAGACGGCCTTCTTCCTGCGCGCCCAGGTCACCCCGGACGGCACCGTGACCACCTGGTTCGACTGCCCGCCGGAGGCACCGACCACCCGCGCCTTCGCCGGCATCCTCGCCGAGGGGCTGGCCGGGGCGAGCGCCGCCGAGGTGCTCGCGGTGCCGGACGACCTGTACCAGCGGATGGGGCTGGCCCAGGCGATCAGCCCGTTGCGGGTCCGCGGCGGCACCGCGATTCTCGCCCGGCTCAAGCGCCAGGTCCGCGAGCAGACCGCCTGA
- a CDS encoding cation-translocating P-type ATPase, which yields MTSLGRLVGLLRPLAVAPPLPVPTRLPELPGVPRVVDGASRTAGAAAARLARAAGLTRRRVWSADGRHHIEVHGVCQDGGDRLARQVEAALARLPGVRWARVNAPSGRVVVAVDQPGPRLRELIATIDRTERHCDHDPDPEVPPPHPPEEGPRTARTLGALVSDALGLTISAATRILPLTPVPGEVSGLLTAIDLHPRLHELASRGLRADPRAEVLFPLAEAVVQGLTGGWAGIVLDGAQRVVQWGEARAQLHAWEQAEPGLTGTPDRAVARAPRCDRPRPRPDGPAERYVKQALAAGTVAGAAALPTLGAKRAAALALSSLPKAPGSGREGYAAQLGALLARRGVIAMDRSVLRELDRIDTVLVDAAVLGSDRGSLADLAPLSGVETGQVAARAFELFDPATPDGLHRADGWRLGPLDELAATDPGDTAHSRQLRSDGTRLLGLARGDRLAALLRVEPEPAPGVEALPTAARQAGLRLVVAADSVGNENTASTAGTNGTADSVGTNGSVGSPGTNGRARYGFADAVLPGGPRLAESVRQLQRDGAVVLVVSGDRAALAAADCGLGVAGPDELPPWGAHLLIGTDLRLAALIVGAVGVARRMTGQNIRLAMAGTGLGALGAFTAATGQLPGRALAAVNGAGALAFAHGVWRAHQLPGPADTPTAPTTAWHLMPVSTALRRLGTDRAGLSEAEAARRRTRDTAAQAGPAGLLRAFVDELNNPLTPVLAAGAILSASFGSLVDAALVGGVVGGTAVVGAVHRQRTERSLAELLSRSAVTARVCRDGAEREVSADELVDGDVIVLAPGDAVPADCRVLESVGLEIDESSLTGESLPVGKTDQPVVASVVAERRSMVYEGTTVAAGHGCALVVATGTDTEAGRSLALARQGAPSGGVEARLGKLTSKSVPLALASAVAVAGAGLARRVPLAETASTAANLAVASVPEGLPFMVSAAQLAAARRLAEHGALVRNPRTIEALGRVDVLCFDKTGTLTEGRLLLSGVGDGDRYAPTDQLDPHLRTVLATALRATPAADDPEELPEQTDRAVRRGAGRAEVTEQTGAAAWKPVGNLPFEPSRGYHATTGSGDGGVLLSVKGAPETVLPRCTARRTPSGVVPLDQAGRDRIHRELNRHASSGQRVLAVAERSVDAGHLDDSDVRELTFVGLLALADGVRASAAPAVANIRRAGVHTIMITGDHPATAAAIAKVISPGAGPRVVTATDLDALDDEAVANRLADTDVVARCTPTHKVRIIQALRSHGRTVAMTGDGANDAAAIRLADVGIALGQHGTPAARAAADLVVTDDRLETIIATLAEGRAMWSSVRHGLSILVGGNLGEIAFSIVSAAATGRSALNGRQLLLVNMLTDLAPALAIAVRPPNPKHSEDLLREGPDTSLGRTLDREIALRATATALGATAGWTLARWTGTRRRAGTVGLVSLVGTQLGQTVLAGGTSPGVLLATAASVGVLVVVVQTPGLSQFFGCTPLGPVGWSIATGSAVGATMANGALTRLVERLPQPPGAAGTPG from the coding sequence ATGACCTCGCTGGGCCGCCTGGTCGGTCTGCTCCGTCCGCTGGCCGTGGCACCCCCGTTGCCGGTTCCGACCCGGTTGCCCGAGCTGCCGGGCGTACCCCGGGTGGTCGACGGCGCGTCGCGGACCGCCGGTGCCGCCGCGGCCCGGCTGGCCCGCGCGGCCGGTCTGACCAGGCGTCGGGTCTGGTCGGCCGACGGCCGCCACCACATCGAGGTGCACGGGGTCTGCCAGGACGGCGGGGACCGGCTGGCCCGGCAGGTGGAGGCGGCCCTGGCCCGGCTGCCCGGCGTCCGCTGGGCCCGGGTCAACGCCCCGTCGGGCCGGGTGGTGGTCGCCGTCGACCAGCCGGGGCCCCGGCTGCGGGAGCTGATCGCCACCATCGACCGCACCGAACGCCACTGCGACCACGACCCGGACCCGGAGGTGCCCCCACCACATCCTCCGGAGGAGGGCCCGCGTACCGCCCGGACCCTGGGCGCCCTGGTCTCCGACGCGCTCGGGCTGACCATCTCGGCGGCCACCCGGATCCTGCCGTTGACGCCGGTACCCGGTGAGGTCTCCGGGTTGCTCACCGCGATCGACCTGCATCCCCGGCTGCACGAGCTGGCCAGCCGGGGACTGCGCGCCGACCCCCGCGCCGAGGTGCTCTTTCCGCTGGCCGAGGCGGTGGTGCAGGGGTTGACCGGCGGCTGGGCGGGGATCGTGCTCGACGGCGCCCAGCGGGTGGTCCAGTGGGGTGAGGCGCGGGCCCAGCTGCACGCCTGGGAGCAGGCCGAACCCGGCTTGACCGGCACCCCGGACCGGGCCGTCGCGCGGGCTCCCCGATGTGACCGGCCGCGGCCGCGACCCGACGGACCGGCCGAACGGTACGTCAAGCAGGCGCTGGCCGCCGGGACCGTCGCGGGTGCCGCCGCGCTGCCGACCCTCGGTGCCAAGCGGGCCGCCGCGCTGGCCCTGTCCAGCCTGCCCAAGGCCCCCGGCAGTGGCCGCGAGGGGTACGCCGCCCAGCTCGGTGCCCTGCTGGCCCGGCGCGGTGTGATCGCCATGGACCGCAGCGTGCTGCGCGAGCTGGACCGGATCGACACGGTGCTGGTGGACGCCGCGGTCCTCGGTTCGGACCGGGGCAGCCTGGCCGACCTGGCCCCGCTGTCGGGCGTGGAGACCGGTCAGGTGGCGGCGCGGGCCTTCGAGCTGTTCGACCCGGCCACCCCCGACGGGCTGCACCGGGCGGACGGGTGGCGGCTCGGGCCGCTGGACGAGTTGGCGGCCACCGACCCCGGGGACACCGCGCACAGCCGCCAGCTCCGCTCGGACGGCACCCGCCTGCTCGGCCTGGCCCGGGGGGATCGGCTCGCCGCGCTGCTGCGGGTCGAGCCGGAACCCGCACCCGGCGTCGAGGCCCTGCCGACCGCCGCCCGCCAGGCCGGCCTTCGCCTGGTGGTGGCCGCCGACAGCGTCGGCAACGAAAACACCGCCAGCACCGCCGGCACGAACGGCACCGCCGACAGCGTCGGCACGAACGGCAGCGTCGGCAGCCCCGGCACGAACGGCAGGGCGCGGTACGGCTTCGCCGACGCGGTGTTGCCCGGCGGGCCCCGACTGGCCGAGTCGGTACGCCAACTGCAACGCGACGGTGCGGTGGTGCTGGTGGTCTCCGGTGACCGGGCGGCGCTGGCGGCGGCGGACTGCGGCCTCGGGGTGGCCGGCCCGGACGAGCTGCCACCCTGGGGCGCGCACCTGCTCATCGGCACCGACCTGCGACTCGCGGCGCTGATCGTCGGGGCGGTCGGGGTGGCCCGCCGGATGACCGGGCAGAACATCCGGCTGGCCATGGCGGGCACCGGGCTGGGCGCGTTGGGCGCGTTCACCGCGGCGACCGGACAGCTGCCGGGCCGGGCCCTGGCCGCGGTGAACGGCGCGGGGGCGCTGGCGTTCGCGCACGGGGTGTGGCGGGCGCACCAGCTACCCGGCCCGGCCGACACCCCGACCGCGCCGACCACCGCCTGGCACCTGATGCCGGTGTCGACCGCGCTGCGTCGGCTCGGCACCGACCGGGCCGGCCTGAGCGAGGCGGAGGCGGCCCGTCGGCGCACCCGGGACACCGCGGCGCAGGCCGGGCCGGCGGGTCTGCTGCGGGCCTTCGTCGACGAGTTGAACAACCCGCTCACCCCGGTGCTCGCCGCCGGCGCGATCCTGTCCGCCTCGTTCGGTTCGCTTGTGGACGCGGCCCTGGTCGGCGGCGTCGTCGGCGGTACCGCCGTGGTCGGCGCGGTGCACCGGCAGCGGACCGAGCGGTCGTTGGCCGAGCTGCTGTCCCGCTCGGCGGTCACCGCGCGGGTCTGCCGCGACGGCGCGGAGCGGGAGGTGTCGGCCGACGAGTTGGTCGACGGGGACGTGATCGTGCTGGCACCGGGGGACGCGGTGCCAGCCGACTGCCGGGTGCTGGAGTCGGTCGGACTGGAGATCGACGAGTCCTCGCTCACCGGTGAGTCCCTGCCGGTGGGCAAGACCGACCAGCCGGTGGTGGCCTCGGTGGTCGCCGAGCGCCGGTCGATGGTCTACGAGGGCACCACCGTCGCCGCCGGCCACGGTTGCGCGCTGGTCGTCGCCACCGGCACCGACACCGAGGCCGGGCGCAGTCTGGCGCTGGCCCGGCAGGGGGCGCCCAGCGGCGGCGTGGAGGCCCGACTGGGGAAGCTGACCAGCAAGTCCGTCCCGTTGGCCCTCGCCTCGGCGGTGGCGGTCGCCGGGGCGGGGCTGGCTCGGCGCGTACCGCTGGCCGAGACGGCCTCGACCGCCGCGAACCTGGCCGTCGCGTCGGTGCCGGAGGGGTTGCCCTTCATGGTCAGCGCGGCGCAGCTGGCGGCGGCCCGGCGGCTGGCCGAGCACGGCGCGCTGGTCCGCAACCCGCGCACCATCGAGGCGCTCGGCCGGGTCGACGTGCTCTGCTTCGACAAGACCGGCACCCTCACCGAGGGACGGCTGCTGCTCTCCGGGGTCGGCGACGGCGACCGGTACGCCCCGACCGACCAGCTCGATCCGCACCTGCGGACGGTGCTGGCCACCGCGTTGCGCGCCACCCCCGCCGCCGACGACCCGGAGGAGCTGCCCGAGCAGACCGACCGCGCGGTACGTCGCGGAGCCGGCCGGGCGGAGGTTACCGAGCAGACCGGGGCGGCGGCCTGGAAACCGGTGGGGAACCTGCCGTTCGAGCCGTCCCGGGGGTACCACGCGACCACCGGCTCCGGCGACGGTGGAGTGCTGCTCAGCGTGAAGGGTGCACCGGAGACGGTGCTGCCCCGCTGTACCGCCCGGCGGACCCCGTCCGGGGTGGTGCCGCTGGACCAGGCCGGACGGGACCGGATCCACCGCGAGCTGAACCGGCACGCCAGCTCGGGGCAGCGGGTCCTCGCGGTGGCGGAACGCTCCGTCGACGCCGGCCACCTCGACGACTCCGACGTGCGGGAGCTGACCTTCGTCGGCCTGCTCGCCCTCGCCGACGGGGTACGCGCCAGCGCCGCACCGGCGGTGGCCAACATCCGGCGGGCCGGCGTGCACACCATCATGATCACCGGTGACCATCCGGCCACCGCCGCCGCCATCGCCAAGGTGATCAGCCCCGGGGCCGGGCCCCGGGTGGTCACCGCCACCGACCTGGACGCCCTCGACGACGAGGCGGTGGCGAACCGGCTGGCCGACACCGACGTGGTCGCCCGCTGCACGCCTACCCACAAGGTCCGGATCATCCAGGCGCTGCGGTCACACGGCCGCACGGTGGCGATGACCGGGGACGGCGCGAACGACGCGGCGGCGATCCGCCTCGCCGACGTGGGGATCGCGCTCGGGCAGCACGGCACCCCGGCCGCGCGGGCCGCCGCCGACCTGGTGGTCACCGACGACCGGCTGGAGACGATCATCGCCACCCTGGCCGAGGGGCGGGCCATGTGGTCCTCGGTCCGGCACGGGCTGAGCATCCTGGTCGGCGGCAACCTCGGCGAGATCGCGTTCAGCATCGTCAGCGCCGCCGCGACCGGCCGGTCCGCCCTCAACGGCCGGCAACTGCTGCTTGTCAACATGCTCACCGACCTGGCGCCGGCGTTGGCCATCGCGGTCCGGCCACCGAACCCGAAACACAGCGAGGACCTGCTACGGGAGGGCCCGGACACCTCCCTGGGCCGCACCCTGGACCGGGAGATCGCGTTGCGGGCCACCGCCACCGCGCTGGGCGCGACGGCCGGCTGGACGCTGGCCCGGTGGACCGGCACCCGGCGGCGGGCCGGCACGGTCGGGCTGGTCTCCCTGGTCGGCACCCAGCTCGGCCAGACCGTGCTGGCCGGCGGGACCAGCCCCGGCGTCCTGCTGGCCACCGCCGCCTCGGTAGGCGTACTCGTGGTGGTGGTGCAGACCCCGGGGCTGAGTCAGTTCTTCGGTTGCACCCCGCTCGGCCCGGTCGGCTGGAGCATCGCCACCGGCTCGGCGGTCGGCGCGACCATGGCCAACGGGGCGCTCACCCGGCTGGTCGAGCGGCTGCCGCAGCCGCCCGGCGCGGCGGGGACACCGGGCTGA
- a CDS encoding CBS domain-containing protein: protein MTGYRVSDVMTRQVVYLPAETTLDEAARVMKEADIGDVVVTEGATLAGLVTDRDIVVRSVAECSDPRVTTIGSITTREVVMIEQNASAGEAAALMRERGIRRVLVCDAERKLVGIVSLGDLAMQFDPTSALSEISEHAPST, encoded by the coding sequence ATGACCGGTTACCGGGTCAGCGACGTCATGACCAGACAGGTCGTCTACCTACCCGCCGAAACCACTCTGGACGAGGCTGCCAGGGTGATGAAGGAGGCGGACATCGGAGACGTCGTGGTCACCGAGGGTGCCACTCTCGCCGGCCTGGTCACCGACCGGGACATCGTGGTGCGATCGGTGGCCGAGTGCAGTGATCCGAGAGTCACCACGATCGGGTCGATCACCACCCGGGAGGTGGTGATGATCGAGCAGAACGCCAGCGCCGGTGAGGCGGCGGCGCTCATGCGCGAGCGGGGCATCCGCCGGGTGCTGGTCTGTGATGCCGAGCGGAAGTTGGTAGGCATCGTCTCCCTCGGCGACCTGGCGATGCAGTTCGACCCCACCTCTGCGCTCAGTGAGATCAGCGAACACGCCCCCAGTACGTGA
- a CDS encoding SGNH/GDSL hydrolase family protein, with protein MGWRSFVAVGDSFTEGMDDAYPDGSYRGWADLVATRLAAEVGPEFRYANLAIRGRLFLNVVAEQVPVAVAMKPDLISFAAGGNDVLRRNFDSQSLVARYDRVIGRLRSGGADVVVFRFADLMARLPGQRLVAPRVKLLNQAVGETAERHGAIMVDLFADDTFLNPMLWSTDRLHLSPAGHRRVAGQVLTALGVGCDEEWLLVPPHPQPSPWLAARAADLRWAGRHLAPWVKRRLTGRSSGDTVTAKRPLLGPLAD; from the coding sequence GTGGGCTGGCGCAGTTTCGTGGCGGTCGGGGACAGTTTCACCGAGGGAATGGACGACGCCTACCCGGACGGCAGTTACCGGGGGTGGGCGGATCTGGTGGCGACCCGGCTGGCCGCCGAGGTCGGGCCGGAGTTCCGGTACGCGAACCTCGCCATCCGGGGGCGGCTCTTCCTGAACGTGGTGGCCGAGCAGGTGCCGGTCGCGGTGGCGATGAAGCCGGACCTGATCAGTTTCGCCGCCGGCGGCAACGACGTGCTGCGCCGCAACTTCGACTCGCAGTCCCTGGTGGCGCGCTACGACCGGGTGATCGGTCGGCTGCGCTCCGGGGGTGCGGACGTGGTGGTCTTCCGGTTCGCCGACCTGATGGCCCGACTGCCGGGGCAGCGACTGGTCGCACCCCGGGTCAAGCTGCTCAACCAGGCTGTCGGCGAGACCGCCGAACGACACGGGGCGATCATGGTCGACCTCTTCGCCGACGACACGTTCCTCAATCCGATGCTCTGGAGTACCGACCGGCTGCACCTGTCGCCGGCCGGGCACCGGCGGGTGGCCGGGCAGGTGCTCACCGCGCTCGGGGTCGGCTGCGACGAGGAGTGGCTGCTGGTGCCGCCGCACCCGCAACCGTCGCCCTGGCTGGCGGCCCGCGCCGCCGACCTGCGCTGGGCCGGTCGCCATCTCGCCCCGTGGGTGAAGCGGCGGCTGACCGGGCGCTCCTCCGGCGACACCGTGACCGCCAAGCGTCCGCTGCTCGGCCCGTTGGCCGACTGA
- a CDS encoding GAP family protein — protein MNFLTLLPMAVVMVAGTQLVAAVFLASGDRPRPASLGYLAGAALAVTTGVTVSWLVFRLVKGSVDDDGGGHRRIETVIDWVVLALLVVLAVIVFVRRHSSGPPRWMGKLQQAGPGYAFRLGLLLILLMPSDDITMVTVGASAARHDLPWWHLLPFILLTLLLLAIPLLTLVLAGRHAAAELPRIRDWANRQSWLVSEIVIAFFIVLTGVDLLR, from the coding sequence ATGAACTTCCTGACCCTCCTGCCGATGGCCGTGGTGATGGTGGCCGGCACCCAACTCGTCGCGGCGGTCTTCCTCGCCTCGGGCGACCGGCCGCGCCCGGCGTCGCTGGGCTACCTGGCCGGTGCCGCGTTGGCCGTCACCACCGGGGTCACCGTGAGTTGGCTGGTCTTCCGGCTGGTCAAGGGCAGCGTGGACGACGACGGCGGCGGGCATCGGCGGATCGAGACCGTCATCGACTGGGTGGTGCTGGCCCTGCTGGTCGTGCTGGCGGTGATCGTGTTCGTCCGACGACACTCCAGCGGCCCGCCCCGGTGGATGGGCAAACTGCAACAGGCCGGCCCCGGGTACGCCTTCCGACTCGGGCTGCTGCTGATCCTGCTGATGCCCTCGGACGACATCACCATGGTGACCGTGGGGGCCAGCGCCGCCCGGCACGACCTGCCGTGGTGGCACCTGCTCCCGTTCATCCTGCTCACCCTCCTGCTGCTGGCCATCCCGCTGCTGACGCTGGTGCTGGCCGGCCGGCACGCCGCAGCGGAACTGCCCCGCATCCGGGACTGGGCGAACCGGCAGTCCTGGCTGGTCAGTGAGATCGTCATCGCCTTCTTCATCGTGCTCACCGGGGTGGATCTGCTCCGCTGA
- a CDS encoding sulfurtransferase, translating to MSVPNDPNPRLQSYADPQRLVTTEWLAEHLGEAGLVVVESDEDVLLYDTGHLPGAVKVDWHTELNDQVTRDYLDAESFAELCAAKGIGRDDTVVFYGDNFNWWAAYALWVFSLFGHADVRLLDGGRQKWVAEGRELTRERVTRPRAEYPVPTRNDAPIRAYREQVMAHVAAGRPLVDVRSPGEYTGEMLHMPDYPQEGALRGGHIPGAVSKPWKSAANEDGTFKSADELRAIYADQLGLSPDDDVVAYCRIGERSSHTWFVLRHLLGYPQVRNYDGSWTEWGNLVRAPVVRGDQPGGLAG from the coding sequence ATGTCTGTGCCGAACGATCCGAACCCGCGCCTTCAGTCGTACGCCGACCCGCAGCGCCTGGTCACCACCGAGTGGCTGGCCGAGCACCTGGGCGAGGCGGGTCTCGTCGTGGTGGAGTCCGACGAGGACGTGCTGCTCTACGACACCGGGCACCTTCCGGGTGCCGTCAAGGTGGACTGGCACACCGAGTTGAACGACCAGGTCACTCGGGACTACCTGGACGCGGAGAGCTTCGCCGAGCTGTGCGCTGCCAAGGGCATCGGGCGGGACGACACGGTGGTCTTCTACGGCGACAACTTCAACTGGTGGGCGGCGTACGCGCTCTGGGTCTTCTCGCTCTTCGGCCACGCCGACGTCCGGCTGCTCGACGGCGGCCGGCAGAAGTGGGTGGCCGAGGGCCGTGAGCTGACCCGGGAACGGGTGACCAGGCCACGGGCCGAGTACCCGGTGCCCACCCGCAACGACGCGCCGATCCGGGCGTACCGGGAGCAGGTGATGGCGCACGTCGCGGCGGGACGGCCGTTGGTCGACGTCCGCTCGCCGGGCGAGTACACCGGCGAGATGCTGCACATGCCGGACTACCCGCAGGAGGGGGCGCTGCGCGGCGGGCACATTCCGGGCGCGGTGAGCAAGCCGTGGAAGTCGGCGGCGAACGAGGACGGCACCTTCAAGTCCGCCGACGAGCTGCGCGCCATCTACGCCGACCAGCTCGGGTTGAGCCCGGACGACGACGTGGTGGCCTACTGCAGGATCGGTGAGCGCTCCAGCCACACCTGGTTCGTCCTGCGGCACCTGCTCGGCTATCCGCAGGTACGCAACTACGACGGCTCGTGGACCGAATGGGGCAACCTGGTCCGGGCACCGGTGGTGCGGGGCGACCAGCCGGGCGGCCTCGCCGGCTGA
- a CDS encoding imidazolonepropionase-like domain-containing protein, producing the protein MRTLHVADALRLGPDGSARPGSAVLVGGERVEAIGPADELLGAYPGVRVRRWAGVLGPALVHDGPLPAAPTPRERVHALFRMGVSAVPAAWLTDPELRAVALRSRLAVPEADAPRVLTVGGRADLAVFGPDGVCRATVLAGRLVHRAT; encoded by the coding sequence ATGCGTACCCTGCACGTCGCCGACGCGCTGCGGCTCGGCCCCGACGGGAGTGCCCGGCCCGGGTCGGCGGTGCTGGTCGGCGGGGAACGGGTCGAGGCGATCGGTCCGGCCGACGAGCTGCTCGGCGCGTACCCGGGGGTGCGGGTGCGGCGGTGGGCCGGCGTGCTGGGGCCGGCGCTGGTGCACGACGGACCGCTGCCGGCCGCCCCGACGCCGCGCGAGCGGGTGCACGCCCTGTTCCGGATGGGGGTGAGCGCGGTGCCGGCGGCCTGGCTGACCGACCCCGAGCTGCGGGCGGTGGCGCTGCGCAGCCGCCTCGCGGTGCCCGAGGCGGATGCCCCCCGGGTGCTCACCGTCGGTGGCCGGGCCGACCTGGCGGTCTTCGGCCCCGACGGGGTCTGCCGGGCCACCGTGCTCGCCGGTCGGCTGGTGCACCGGGCCACCTGA